A portion of the Panthera tigris isolate Pti1 chromosome E1, P.tigris_Pti1_mat1.1, whole genome shotgun sequence genome contains these proteins:
- the HIC1 gene encoding hypermethylated in cancer 1 protein isoform X1 — MTFPEADIFLKSGECAGQTMLDTMEAPGHSRQLLLQLNNQRTKGFLCDVIIVVQNALFRAHKNVLAASSAYLKSLVVHDNLLNLDHDMVSPAVFRLVLDFIYTGRLADGAEAAAAAAVAPGAEPSLGAVLAAASYLQIPDLVALCKKRLKRHGKYCHLRGGGGGGGGYAPYGRPGRGLRAATPVIQACYSSPAGPPPPPAAEPSSGPEAAVNTHCAELYASGPGPASALCAPERRCSPLCGLDLSKKSPPGSAPPERPPGERELPPRPDSPPSAGPAAYKEPPLALPPLPPLPFQKLEEAVPPPDPFRGGGGSPGPEPPGRPDGPSLLYRWMKHEPGLGSYGDELGRERGSPSERCEERGGDPAASPGVPPLGLAPPRYQGSLDGPGAGGDGDDYKSSSEETGSSEDPSPPGGHLEGYPCPHLAYGEPESFGDNLYVCIPCGKGFPSSEQLNAHVEAHVEEEEALYGRAEAAEVAAGAAGLGPPFGGSGDKVAGAPGGLGELLRPYRCASCDKSYKDPATLRQHEKTHWLTRPYPCTICGKKFTQRGTMTRHMRSHLGLKPFACDACGMRFTRQYRLTEHMRIHSGEKPYECQVCGGKFAQQRNLISHMKMHAVGGAAGAAGALAGLGGLPGVPGPDGKGKLDFPEGVFAVARLTAEQLSLKQQDKAAAAELLAQTTHFLHDPKVALESLYPLAKFTAELGLSPDKAAEVLSQGAHLAAGPDGRTIDRFFPDLERLMPARLAAAAWPRPVAPGSGGGSREQAHRAGQV; from the exons ATGACTTTTCCTGAAGCGGACATTTTCCTCAAATCGG GAGAGTGTGCTGGGCAGACGATGCTGGACACGATGGAGGCGCCGGGCCACTCGAGGCAGCTGCTGCTGCAGCTCAACAACCAGCGCACCAAGGGCTTCTTGTGCGACGTGATCATCGTGGTGCAGAACGCCCTCTTCCGCGCGCACAAGAACGTGCTGGCGGCCAGCAGCGCCTACCTCAAGTCCCTGGTGGTGCATGACAACCTGCTCAACCTGGACCATGACATGGTGAGCCCGGCGGTGTTCCGCCTGGTGCTGGACTTCATCTACACCGGCCGCCTGGCTGATGGCGcagaggcggcggcggcagcggccgTGGCCCCGGGGGCTGAGCCGAGCCTGGGCGCCGTGCTGGCCGCCGCCAGCTACCTGCAGATCCCCGACCTCGTGGCGTTGTGCAAAAAGCGCCTCAAGCGCCACGGCAAGTACTGCCACctgcggggcggcgggggcggcggcggcggttaTGCACCCTACGGGAGGCCGGGCCGTGGCCTTCGGGCAGCCACGCCCGTCATCCAGGCCTGCTACTCGTCCCCAGCCGGgcctccgccgccgcccgccgccgagCCGTCTTCGGGCCCCGAGGCCGCAGTGAACACGCACTGCGCGGAGCTGTACGCCTCGGGCCCCGGCCCGGCCTCGGCGCTCTGCGCCCCGGAGCGCCGCTGCTCCCCGCTCTGCGGCCTGGACCTGTCCAAGAAAAGCCCGCCGGGCTCCGCGCCTCCAGAGCGGCCGCCGGGCGAGCGCGAACTGCCCCCGCGCCCAGACAGTCCTCCCAGCGCCGGCCCCGCAGCCTACAAAGAGCCACCGCTCGCCCTGCCACCGCTGCCGCCGCTGCCcttccagaagctggaggaggctgTACCGCCTCCGGACCCGTTCcgtggcggcggcggcagccCGGGACCCGAGCCCCCGGGCCGCCCCGACGGACCCAGCCTTCTCTATCGCTGGATGAAGCACGAGCCAGGCCTGGGCAGCTACGGCGACGAGCTGGGCCGGGAGCGCGGCTCCCCCAGCGAGCGCTGCGAGGAGCGCGGCGGGGACCCGGCCGCTTCGCCCGGGGTACCCCCACTGGGCCTGGCGCCGCCGCGCTACCAGGGCAGCTTGGACGGGCCAGGCGCGGGCGGCGACGGCGACGACTACAAGAGCAGCAGCGAGGAGACGGGCAGCAGCGAGGACCCCAGCCCGCCCGGCGGCCACCTCGAGGGCTACCCATGCCCGCACCTGGCCTATGGCGAGCCTGAGAGCTTCGGTGACAACCTGTACGTGTGCATTCCGTGCGGCAAGGGCTTCCCCAGCTCGGAGCAGCTGAATGCGCACGTGGAAGCTCacgtggaggaggaggaagcgcTGTACGGCAGGGCCGAGGCGGCTGAGGTAGCGGCGGGGGCCGCCGGCTTGGGGCCCCCTTTTGGAGGCAGTGGGGACAAGGTCGCTGGGGCTCCGGGCGGCCTGGGCGAGCTGCTGCGGCCTTACCGCTGCGCGTCGTGCGACAAGAGCTACAAGGACCCGGCCACGCTGCGGCAGCACGAGAAGACGCACTGGCTGACCCGGCCCTATCCGTGCACCATCTGCGGGAAGAAGTTCACGCAGCGCGGGACCATGACGCGCCACATGCGCAGCCACCTGGGCCTCAAACCCTTCGCGTGCGACGCGTGCGGCATGCGCTTCACGCGCCAGTACCGCCTGACAGAGCACATGCGCATCCACTCGGGCGAGAAGCCCTACGAGTGCCAGGTGTGCGGCGGCAAGTTCGCACAGCAACGCAACCTCATCAGCCACATGAAAATGCACGCCGTGGGTGGCGCGGCAGGCGCAGCCGGGGCGCTGGCGGGTCTGGGGGGGCTACCCGGCGTCCCCGGCCCCGACGGCAAGGGCAAGCTCGACTTTCCCGAGGGCGTCTTTGCTGTGGCCCGCCTCACGGCCGAACAGCTGAGCCTGAAGCAGCAGGACAAGGCAGCCGCGGCCGAGCTGCTGGCGCAGACCACGCACTTCCTGCACGACCCCAAGGTGGCGCTGGAGAGCCTCTACCCGCTGGCTAAGTTCACCGCGGAGCTGGGCCTCAGCCCCGACAAGGCGGCCGAGGTGCTGAGCCAGGGAGCGCACCTGGCCGCCGGACCCGACGGCCGGACCATCGACCGTTTTTTCCCCGACCTAGAGCGCCTCATGCCGGCCCGACTTGCCGCCGCCGCGTGGCCCCGGCCCGTGGCCCCAGGGAGCGGCGGCGGCAGCCGCGAGCAGGCACACCGCGCCGGACAAGTGTAG
- the HIC1 gene encoding hypermethylated in cancer 1 protein isoform X2, which translates to MLDTMEAPGHSRQLLLQLNNQRTKGFLCDVIIVVQNALFRAHKNVLAASSAYLKSLVVHDNLLNLDHDMVSPAVFRLVLDFIYTGRLADGAEAAAAAAVAPGAEPSLGAVLAAASYLQIPDLVALCKKRLKRHGKYCHLRGGGGGGGGYAPYGRPGRGLRAATPVIQACYSSPAGPPPPPAAEPSSGPEAAVNTHCAELYASGPGPASALCAPERRCSPLCGLDLSKKSPPGSAPPERPPGERELPPRPDSPPSAGPAAYKEPPLALPPLPPLPFQKLEEAVPPPDPFRGGGGSPGPEPPGRPDGPSLLYRWMKHEPGLGSYGDELGRERGSPSERCEERGGDPAASPGVPPLGLAPPRYQGSLDGPGAGGDGDDYKSSSEETGSSEDPSPPGGHLEGYPCPHLAYGEPESFGDNLYVCIPCGKGFPSSEQLNAHVEAHVEEEEALYGRAEAAEVAAGAAGLGPPFGGSGDKVAGAPGGLGELLRPYRCASCDKSYKDPATLRQHEKTHWLTRPYPCTICGKKFTQRGTMTRHMRSHLGLKPFACDACGMRFTRQYRLTEHMRIHSGEKPYECQVCGGKFAQQRNLISHMKMHAVGGAAGAAGALAGLGGLPGVPGPDGKGKLDFPEGVFAVARLTAEQLSLKQQDKAAAAELLAQTTHFLHDPKVALESLYPLAKFTAELGLSPDKAAEVLSQGAHLAAGPDGRTIDRFFPDLERLMPARLAAAAWPRPVAPGSGGGSREQAHRAGQV; encoded by the coding sequence ATGCTGGACACGATGGAGGCGCCGGGCCACTCGAGGCAGCTGCTGCTGCAGCTCAACAACCAGCGCACCAAGGGCTTCTTGTGCGACGTGATCATCGTGGTGCAGAACGCCCTCTTCCGCGCGCACAAGAACGTGCTGGCGGCCAGCAGCGCCTACCTCAAGTCCCTGGTGGTGCATGACAACCTGCTCAACCTGGACCATGACATGGTGAGCCCGGCGGTGTTCCGCCTGGTGCTGGACTTCATCTACACCGGCCGCCTGGCTGATGGCGcagaggcggcggcggcagcggccgTGGCCCCGGGGGCTGAGCCGAGCCTGGGCGCCGTGCTGGCCGCCGCCAGCTACCTGCAGATCCCCGACCTCGTGGCGTTGTGCAAAAAGCGCCTCAAGCGCCACGGCAAGTACTGCCACctgcggggcggcgggggcggcggcggcggttaTGCACCCTACGGGAGGCCGGGCCGTGGCCTTCGGGCAGCCACGCCCGTCATCCAGGCCTGCTACTCGTCCCCAGCCGGgcctccgccgccgcccgccgccgagCCGTCTTCGGGCCCCGAGGCCGCAGTGAACACGCACTGCGCGGAGCTGTACGCCTCGGGCCCCGGCCCGGCCTCGGCGCTCTGCGCCCCGGAGCGCCGCTGCTCCCCGCTCTGCGGCCTGGACCTGTCCAAGAAAAGCCCGCCGGGCTCCGCGCCTCCAGAGCGGCCGCCGGGCGAGCGCGAACTGCCCCCGCGCCCAGACAGTCCTCCCAGCGCCGGCCCCGCAGCCTACAAAGAGCCACCGCTCGCCCTGCCACCGCTGCCGCCGCTGCCcttccagaagctggaggaggctgTACCGCCTCCGGACCCGTTCcgtggcggcggcggcagccCGGGACCCGAGCCCCCGGGCCGCCCCGACGGACCCAGCCTTCTCTATCGCTGGATGAAGCACGAGCCAGGCCTGGGCAGCTACGGCGACGAGCTGGGCCGGGAGCGCGGCTCCCCCAGCGAGCGCTGCGAGGAGCGCGGCGGGGACCCGGCCGCTTCGCCCGGGGTACCCCCACTGGGCCTGGCGCCGCCGCGCTACCAGGGCAGCTTGGACGGGCCAGGCGCGGGCGGCGACGGCGACGACTACAAGAGCAGCAGCGAGGAGACGGGCAGCAGCGAGGACCCCAGCCCGCCCGGCGGCCACCTCGAGGGCTACCCATGCCCGCACCTGGCCTATGGCGAGCCTGAGAGCTTCGGTGACAACCTGTACGTGTGCATTCCGTGCGGCAAGGGCTTCCCCAGCTCGGAGCAGCTGAATGCGCACGTGGAAGCTCacgtggaggaggaggaagcgcTGTACGGCAGGGCCGAGGCGGCTGAGGTAGCGGCGGGGGCCGCCGGCTTGGGGCCCCCTTTTGGAGGCAGTGGGGACAAGGTCGCTGGGGCTCCGGGCGGCCTGGGCGAGCTGCTGCGGCCTTACCGCTGCGCGTCGTGCGACAAGAGCTACAAGGACCCGGCCACGCTGCGGCAGCACGAGAAGACGCACTGGCTGACCCGGCCCTATCCGTGCACCATCTGCGGGAAGAAGTTCACGCAGCGCGGGACCATGACGCGCCACATGCGCAGCCACCTGGGCCTCAAACCCTTCGCGTGCGACGCGTGCGGCATGCGCTTCACGCGCCAGTACCGCCTGACAGAGCACATGCGCATCCACTCGGGCGAGAAGCCCTACGAGTGCCAGGTGTGCGGCGGCAAGTTCGCACAGCAACGCAACCTCATCAGCCACATGAAAATGCACGCCGTGGGTGGCGCGGCAGGCGCAGCCGGGGCGCTGGCGGGTCTGGGGGGGCTACCCGGCGTCCCCGGCCCCGACGGCAAGGGCAAGCTCGACTTTCCCGAGGGCGTCTTTGCTGTGGCCCGCCTCACGGCCGAACAGCTGAGCCTGAAGCAGCAGGACAAGGCAGCCGCGGCCGAGCTGCTGGCGCAGACCACGCACTTCCTGCACGACCCCAAGGTGGCGCTGGAGAGCCTCTACCCGCTGGCTAAGTTCACCGCGGAGCTGGGCCTCAGCCCCGACAAGGCGGCCGAGGTGCTGAGCCAGGGAGCGCACCTGGCCGCCGGACCCGACGGCCGGACCATCGACCGTTTTTTCCCCGACCTAGAGCGCCTCATGCCGGCCCGACTTGCCGCCGCCGCGTGGCCCCGGCCCGTGGCCCCAGGGAGCGGCGGCGGCAGCCGCGAGCAGGCACACCGCGCCGGACAAGTGTAG